The DNA window AGCGCGCCTTCGTCAATGTCGACCGCGACAATTTCGACGAAGTCCTCAAGGGCGTGGAACCGCGCGCAACCTACCAAGTGGAAAACACGCTGGCGGGCGACGACAGCACTTTCGCCGTGGACCTGAAGTTCACGTCGCTCGACGATTTCCGCCCCGAGGCGGTGGTCGAGCAGGTGGAGCCGCTGCGCAAGCTGCTGGAAGCGCGCACCAAGCTGGCCGACCTGCGCAACAAGCTGGCCGGCAACGACAAGCTGGAAGACCTGCTCAACGAAGTGTTGAACAGCACCGAGAAACTGGCCGAGCTGGGCCAGCAAGCCAACGCCCGGAAAGAATGACCATGTCTGCACAACTGAACGCCGGCGGCGCGGCTGCCGCCACCGAAGAAACCGCGCTGCTCGACCAGATTGTCGAAGAAAGCCGCGTTGCCCGCTCCAGCACCGAACATGAACGCGCCAAGGACCTGATCTCCGAACTGGTCAGCCAGGTCATGGAAGGCACCGTGGTGGTGTCCGACAACCTGGCCGCCACCATCGACGCGCGCGTGGCGGAACTGGACAGCATGATCTCGAAACAGCTGTCGGCCGTGATGCACGCGCCGCAGTTCCAGAAGCTGGAATCCAGCTGGACCGGCCTGCACTACCTGGTCAAGAACAGCGCCACGGGTCAGAACATCAAGATCAAGATGCTCAACGCGACCAAGAAGGAACTGGTCAAGGATTTCCAGAGCGCGATCGAGTTCGACCAGAGCACGATGTTCAAGAAGGTCTATGAAGAAGAATTCGGCACCTTCGGCGGCGCGCCGTTCGGCGCCCTGATCGGCGACTACGAAATCACCCGCCAGCCGGAAGACATGTACTTCATCGAACAGATGTCGCACGTGGCCGCGGCCGCGCATGCGCCGTTCATCAGCGCCGCGTCGCCGGAGCTGTTCGGCCTGGACAGCTACAGCGAGCTGGGTCGCCCGCGCGACCTGTCCAAGCTGTTCGACACGATGGAGTACTACAAGTGGAAGGCCTTCCGCGAATCCGAGGATTCGCGCTACGTGGGCCTGACCCTGCCGCGCTTCCTGGGCCGCCTGCCGTACAACCCGGCCGATGGCGCCATCACCGAAGGCTTCAACTTCGTCGAGGACGTGGACGGCACCGACCACCAGAAATACCTGTGGTGCAACGCCGCCTATGCGTTCGCCAGCAAGCTGACGGCCGCGTTCGAGGACTACGGCTGGTGCGCCGCGATCCGTGGCGTGGAAGGCGGCGGCCTGGTCGAAGACCTGCCGACCCACACCTTCAAGACCGACGAAGGCGAAGTGGCGCTGAAGTGCCCGACCGAGATCGCCATTACCGACCGGCGCGAGAAGGAACTGTCGGACCTGGGCTTCATCTCCCTGGTCCACTGCAAGAACACCGACTACGCCGCCTTCTTCGGCGCGCAGTCGGCGCAGAAGGCGCGCAAGTACGCATCCGACGCGGCCAACGCCAACGCGGTGCTGTCGTCGCAGCTGCAGTACATCTTCGCCGTCTCGCGCATCGCCCACTACATGAAGGCCATGATGCGCGACAAGATCGGCAGCTTCTCGGCCGCCTCCAACGTCGAGGACTTCCTCAACCGCTGGCTCACCCAATACGTGCTGCTGGACGACAACGCCAGCCAGGAACAGAAGGCCCAGTTCCCGCTGCGTGAAGCGTCGGTGCAGGTATCGGAAGTGCCGGGCCGCCCGGGCGTGTTCCGCGCCGTGTCGTTCCTGCGCCCGCACTTCCAGCTCGACGAGCTTTCCGTTTCACTCCGACTGGTCGCGGAGCTTCCAACGACCAAACCGTAATATCCAACATCCATCGAAAGGAAAATAATGGCAATCGACGTCTACCTGCAAATCGACGGCATCAAAGGCGAATCCGCCGACTCCAGCCACAAGGACTGGATCGAGGTGAAATCCGTGAACTGGGAAGTGCTGCAGCCGAAATCGGCAACGGCATCGACCGGTGGCGGCCACACCGCCGAGCGTACCGAGCACCGCGACATCGTGATCTCGAAGCTGGCCGACCTGGCAACCCCGCTGCTGCTGCAGAATTGCTCGTCGGGCAAAACCCTGCCGAAGGCAAAGTTCGAATTCCTGCGCGCCGATGGCCAGGGCGAACGCGTGAAGTACTTCGAGATCGAACTGGAAAACGTGCTGATCTCCAGCGTGGCGCCTTCGGTCGAACCAGGCGACATCCTGACCGAAGACGTGAAGCTGAAGTACTCCAAGGTCAAGTGGAAGTACACGCAGCAGAAAGTCGGCGGCGGCTCGGGTGGTAACACCTCCGGCGGCTGGGACCTGTCGACCAACAAGGTCGCTTAAGTTTTACCATCGAGGCGCCCATGCAAGGCTACACGCCAGGCCTGTTCGACCGGCTGATGGACGCGCCCGCCCATGGCGCCTCGCACGCAACGGTAACGCGGTTGTCGATCGAAGACCTCAAGGAAACGGTCGCCCGCGATCTCGAAGCGTTGCTCAACACCCGCATCGCACTGCCGGATGAACTGCTGCAGCAGTTCCCGGAGTGCGGCCGCTCGCTGGTGAGCTACGGCCTGCAGGATTTTGCCGGCCGTTCCCTGTCCAGCTTCGACGACCGCGCCTACATCTGCGCCTGTCTCGAAGAGGCCATCGCCCGCCATGAACCGCGCCTGCGCAACGTGCGGGCCACGCTGGACCTGCGCGAGGATGCAGTCAATTGCCTCAATTTCGCCATCACCGCGCTCCTGATCGTCAACACGGCGCAGGAACCGGTCAATTTCGACGCCATCCTGCAACCTTCAAGCCAGCAATACACGATCAGCAAGGCACGCCGGCCAGGATCGGCAGGAGCATGAGTTGGAACAGTTATTACCGTACTACGAGCGCGAACTGGGGTTCCTGCGCCGCTATTCCCGTGAATTCTCCGAGCGCTACCCGAAGATCGCCGGCCGCCTGCTGATCGGCGGCGAGGTCTGCGAGGATCCCCATATCGAGCGCATGATCCAGGCGTTCGCGCTGATGAACTCGCGCATCGCCAAGCGGCTCGACGACGATTATCCGCAGTTCACCGAGGCCTTGCTCGAGGTGCTGTACCCGCATTACCTGCGGCCGTTTCCATCGTGCTCAATCGTGCACATGGATTACGCCAGCCAGGCCGCGCAGCTGACCGCCGCGGCGGAGATACCGCGCGGCACCCGCCTGGCCACCCGCAAGGTCAAGGGCTCGGCCTGCACGTTCCGCACGGCCTACCCGGTGACGATCGCGCCGATCGCGCTGAGCGGGGCCGTCTTCGCGCCCATCATCGACGCGCCGGACACGGTGCGCCTGCCCCAGGGCGTCACGTCCAGCATCAGCATCACGCTCTCGGCCACGGCCGCGCAAGTGGCGCTGGGCCAGCTCAAATGCGGCAAGCTGCGCGTGTTCATCGATGGCGAGCCGTCGTTCTGCGCCGCGCTGCGCGACGCCCTGTTCATGCGCACGCTGGCGGCGTACGTAGAGGAGGGCGGCAGCGGGCGCTGGATCCAGCTCGGCGCCATCCCGCTGGCCCCGGCCGGTTTCGACGAGGACGATGCGCTGATCGATTTCTCGGCGCGCTCGCATGTCGCCTACCGCCTGCTGACCGAGTTCTTCTGCTTCCCCGAGAAATTCAACTTCGTCGACATCGACCTGGCAGCGCTGACGGCGCTGATCCCGTCGGGTACCCGCGAACTGACGCTGCACCTGGCCCTGTCGGGCCTGCGCTCGGATTCGGATATCGCGCGCATGCTCGGCGGCCTGTCGACGAACAACCTGCTGCTGGGCTGCACGCCCGTGGTCAACCTGTTCGAGAAACGCGGCGAACCGATCCGGCTGACCCACGCCAAGGCCAGCTACCCGGTGCTGGCCGACGCCCGCCGCGCCTTTGCCTACGAGGTCTACGCGATCGATTCGGTCAAGCTGGTGCGCCAGACCCCGCAGGGGAATCGGTGGTGGAATTCCGGCCTTTCTATTCGCTGCGGCATGGCCAGACGCCGGAGAAGAATGGCCATTACTACGTGGCACGGCGCGACGATGTCGTCGCCGACCGGAGCCCCGGCTACGAGACCGAAATCTCCATCGTCGACATCGACTTCGATCCGGCCGCGATCGAGACCGACACGCTGAGCCTGGAGCTGACCTGCACCAACCGCGACCTGCCGGCCTCGCTCACCTACGGCCTGCCTGGCGGCGACCTGTTCATGGAGGGCGGCTCGCGCGTGTCTGCCATCAGCTTCCTGCGCAAGCCCACGCGCTCGCAGCATTTCGGCCGCGGCGCGGGGGCCCACTGGCGCCTGATTTCGCACCTGTCGCTGAACCACCTGTCGCTCACCGATGGCGGCGTGGAAGCGTTCCGCGAAATGCTGGCCATGTATGATCTGCCGCGTTCGCCCGCATCGCAGCGCCAGATCGGCGGCATCGCCAACGTGGCGCACAAGCCGGCCAACGCCTGGTTGCCCGGCAATCCGTTCGCCTGCCTGGTGCGCGGCATGGAGGTGCGCCTCACGGTCGACGAGGAAGCCTTCGTCGGCAGCGGCATCCACGCGTTCGCCCACGTGATCGAGTGTTTCCTGGGGCTGTACGTGCATGCGAACAGCTTTACCCAACTCGTGATCGTGTCATCCAAAACCGGAGAAGAATTATTGAAATGCAGCCCGCGCAGCGGCGATTTGAGCCTGCTGTAATCGAGCGCCTGTTCGCCCAGCCGTACCGTTTCGAGTACTTCCAGGCCGTGCGCATGCTGGAGCTCTGGCTCAAGCGTCATGGCAAGGTGCGCGACGGGGCGGTGGCCAACTTCCTGCGCTTCACCAATTCCACCTCGCTGGCTTTCCCGGCCAGCCAGCTGGAAGGCATCGAAGTCGAGCCGCGCGATGTCGGGCTGGACCGGCATGCGCTTGCCGAGGCGCTGAAAAGCGCCACGCTGCGCTACGTGCGCATCACGCCCGCTTTCATGGGCCTGCTGGGCAATATGGGCGCGCTGCCGGCGCACTACACCGAGCGCATCGCCGCGCACGCGATCACCACGCGCGACGATGGCCCGCGCGCATTCCTCGATACCTTCTCGAACCGCTCGCTGGCGCTGTTCTATGAAGCCTGGCGCAAGTACCGGCTGGAACTGAAGTACCAGCTCGACGGCAAGGATGGCTTCCTGCCGCTGCTGCTCTCGCTCGCCGGGCTCGGCCAGCCTTCGCTGCGCAGCCGCTTCGCCGATGGCACGCATGGCGGCCTGCTGGACGAATCGGTGGCGTACTTCGCCACGGCGATGCGCCACCGGCCGGCATCGAGCGCGCAGATCGCCCGCGTGCTGTCCGAGTATTTCGCCGTGCCGGTAAAGACCGAGCAGTTCATCGGCCGCTGGTACGACATGCCCGAGGCGCAGCAATGCCGGCTGGGCATGGCCAACGCCATGCTGGGTGGGGGCGCCATGGCCGGCGCGCGCATCTGGCAGCGCGACCTGCGCCTGCGCATCGTGATCGGCCCGCTCAAGCGCGCGCGCTTCGACGCATTCCTGCCGGGAGGCGAGGCGGCCCGTGCGCTCGCGAGCATGCTGTCGATGATGACCGGCGTGAGCCTCGAATACGAGGTGCAGCTGGTGCTGTGCGCCCGTGAAGTGCAGGGTGCGTCGCTGGCCGATGACCGCAGCGGCGGCCGGCTGGGATGGGACACGTTCCTCGTGACCGGCGACACCCCGCGCAACCGCGACGACGTGCGCTACGACGTGCACGCGCTTTGAGGCGCGTGCCTGAACAAGCAAGTAGTGAATTTTTCATCCAACACCTGACCAACAAGGGACCACCTGCATGAGCCTGAATCTCAAGACGCTGATCGGCAAGTTGAACGACACCTGCCGCACGGCCGCCACCCGCGCCGCCGGCCTGTGCGTGTCGATGGGCCAGTTCGAAGTCGACCTGGAACACCTGTTCCTGGCGCTGCTGGAGCAGCCGAAGAGCGACTTTGCCGTGATCGCCCGCCAGAGCGGCATCGGTACAGGCATGCTGGAAGCGGACCTGCAGGCCGAGCTGGCCCGTCTGAAGACCGGCAACTCGCGCACGCCCGTGTTCTCGGCACGGCTGCCCAAGCTGTTCGAGCACGCCTGGCTGATCGCCTCGCTCGACATCCCGGACGGTCGCCCGGCCGAGATCCGCAGCGGCCACCTGCTGCAGGCGCTGCTGACCGATGCCGAACTGTCGCAGCTGGCCTACCGCGGCTCGAAACTGTTCGACAAGTTCGACGTCGACCAGATCAAGCACAACCTCGACAAGATCGCCGCCGGCTCGCAGGAAGCCGTTGCGCCGCCCACCCGCTCCGCGGCGCAGCCGCAGGGCAGCGACCCGGTGGGCGAGCTGGCGGGCGCCGCGCAGACGAAGACGCCGGCACTCGACCAGTTCACCACGAACCTCACCCAGCGCGCGCGTGACGGTAAGGTCGACCCGGTGATCGGCCGCGACACGGAAATCCGCCAGGCCATCGATATCCTGATGCGCCGCCGCCAGAACAACCCGATCCTCACCGGCGAGGCAGGCGTGGGCAAGACCGCCGTTGTCGAAGGGCTGGCGCTGCGCATCGCCGAAGGCGACGTGCCGGACGTGCTCAAGGGCGTGGAAATCCACACGCTGGACATGGGCCTGCTGCAGGCCGGCGCTTCCGTGAAGGGCGAGTTCGAGAACCGCCTGAAGAACGTAATCGACGAAGTGAAGAAAAGCCCGCACGCGATCATCCTGTTCATCGACGAGGCGCACACGATGATCGGCGCCGGCGGCCAGGCGGGCCAGAACGATGCGGCCAACCTGCTGAAACCGGCGCTGGCGCGCGGCGAATTGCGCACCATCGCGGCCACCACGTGGAGCGAGTACAAGAAGTATTTCGAGAAAGACGCGGCGCTGGCGCGGCGGTTCCAGGTCATCAAGGTGGAAGAGCCCAGCGAGGAACTGGCCTGCGCCATGCTGCGCGGCATGGCGCCGCTGATGGAAAAGCACTTCGGCGTGCGCGTCTACGACGAGGCGATCACGGAAGCGGTCCGGCTGTCGCACCGCTACATCAGCGGCCGCCAGCTGCCGGACAAGGCCATCAGCGTGCTCGATACGGCCTGCGCCAAGGTGGCGCTGGGCCAGAACGCCACGCCGGCCCTGATTGAAAACCTCGCGCGCAAGCTGGAGCGCATCGATGCCGAGGCGCAAGCGCTGCGGCGCGAGCAGAGTTCCGGCAGCGGGCATGGCGCGCGGCTCGAGGAACTGGCGGCGGCGCGGGCCGCGGCCGCCGACGAGCATGCGAGCCTGACGGCGCGCTGGGAACAGGAAAAAGCGCTGACGGAACGGATCATGCAGGAACGCCGCGGCCTGGAAGAAGCGGGCGAGGGCTATGCCAGCGCCGGCAATGACGTGCAGGCGCTGGTGGCCGAACTGCGCGCGCTGCAAGGCGAAACGCCGATGGTGCCGGTGCAGGTCGATGGCCACGTGGTGGCGGAAATCGTCGCCGGCTGGACCGGCATCCCGCTCGGCAAGATGGTGAAGGACGAGATCAACACGGTGCTCAAGCTGCGCGACCTGCTGGAAGAGCGCGTGCTGGGCCAGTCGCATGCGATCGAAGCCGTGGCGCAGCGCGTGCGCACGGCGCGCGCCAACCTGGACGACCCGAACAAGCCGAAGGGCGTGTTCCTGTTCGTCGGCCCTTCCGGCATCGGCAAGACCGAGACGGCGCTGGCGCTGGCCGACGTGCTGTACGGCGGCGAGCGCAAGCTCATCACCATCAACATGAGCGAATACCAGGAAGCGCACAGCGTCTCGGGCCTGAAAGGCTCGCCACCGGGCTACGTGGGCTACGGCGAAGGCGGCGTGCTGACCGAGGCCGTGCGGCGTAATCCGTACAGCGTGGTGCTGCTCGACGAAGTGGAAAAGGCCCACCCGGACGTGCTGGAGCTGTTCTTCCAGGTCTTCGACAAGGGCGTGATGGACGATGCCGAAGGCCGCGAGATCGACTTCAAGAACACCATCATCATCCTCACGTCGAACGTGGCCTCGAGCACGATGATGCAGGCTTGCCTGAACAAGAGCGAGGAAGAGCTGCCGGCGCCGGGTGCGCTGGAAGAACTGATCCGCCCGCACCTGATGAAGCAGTTCAAGCCGGCCTTCCTCGGCCGCCTGAAGGTGGTGCCGTACTATCCGCTGGCCGACGATGTGCTGGTCGAGATCATCGAGCTGAAGCTGGACCGGATCGCCCGTCGCATCGCCGTCAACCACAAGGCCGAGTTCTCGTACGACGAGGCGCTGGTGGAAGCCGTACTGGCGCGCTGCACCGAAGTCGATTCGGGCGCACGCAACGTGGACAACATCCTCAATGGCACGCTGCTGCCGGAAGTGGCGGAGTCGGTACTGGCGAAGATGGCCGAAGGGGCCTCGATCAGCAAGATCAGCGTGAGCGCCAGCGAAGAGGGGCAGTTCAGCTACACGATCGAGTGACGATATCGACCCGGGGCGTCGCTAAGGCAGCGCCCTGGCCAGCGCGGCCCTGGCAGAGCGGATATCCTTCGCCGCGCTGGCGTTGACGATATCGGCCAGTGCATTGCCGGACGCGATCTGCCCGTCGGGCGTTACCGGCACGATGGCGACGTGGCGCTTGCCGCTCGCCAATTCGAACATGGCGAGGTAGTACACGGCACCGCGCTTTT is part of the Pseudoduganella lutea genome and encodes:
- the tssB gene encoding type VI secretion system contractile sheath small subunit, yielding MSKSESVQKRLQKVRPPRVQMTYDVEIGDSIDSKELPFVMGVVGDFGGNSEVEQKRLKERAFVNVDRDNFDEVLKGVEPRATYQVENTLAGDDSTFAVDLKFTSLDDFRPEAVVEQVEPLRKLLEARTKLADLRNKLAGNDKLEDLLNEVLNSTEKLAELGQQANARKE
- the tssC gene encoding type VI secretion system contractile sheath large subunit codes for the protein MSAQLNAGGAAAATEETALLDQIVEESRVARSSTEHERAKDLISELVSQVMEGTVVVSDNLAATIDARVAELDSMISKQLSAVMHAPQFQKLESSWTGLHYLVKNSATGQNIKIKMLNATKKELVKDFQSAIEFDQSTMFKKVYEEEFGTFGGAPFGALIGDYEITRQPEDMYFIEQMSHVAAAAHAPFISAASPELFGLDSYSELGRPRDLSKLFDTMEYYKWKAFRESEDSRYVGLTLPRFLGRLPYNPADGAITEGFNFVEDVDGTDHQKYLWCNAAYAFASKLTAAFEDYGWCAAIRGVEGGGLVEDLPTHTFKTDEGEVALKCPTEIAITDRREKELSDLGFISLVHCKNTDYAAFFGAQSAQKARKYASDAANANAVLSSQLQYIFAVSRIAHYMKAMMRDKIGSFSAASNVEDFLNRWLTQYVLLDDNASQEQKAQFPLREASVQVSEVPGRPGVFRAVSFLRPHFQLDELSVSLRLVAELPTTKP
- a CDS encoding Hcp family type VI secretion system effector codes for the protein MAIDVYLQIDGIKGESADSSHKDWIEVKSVNWEVLQPKSATASTGGGHTAERTEHRDIVISKLADLATPLLLQNCSSGKTLPKAKFEFLRADGQGERVKYFEIELENVLISSVAPSVEPGDILTEDVKLKYSKVKWKYTQQKVGGGSGGNTSGGWDLSTNKVA
- the tssE gene encoding type VI secretion system baseplate subunit TssE; its protein translation is MQGYTPGLFDRLMDAPAHGASHATVTRLSIEDLKETVARDLEALLNTRIALPDELLQQFPECGRSLVSYGLQDFAGRSLSSFDDRAYICACLEEAIARHEPRLRNVRATLDLREDAVNCLNFAITALLIVNTAQEPVNFDAILQPSSQQYTISKARRPGSAGA
- the tssG gene encoding type VI secretion system baseplate subunit TssG, which codes for MQPAQRRFEPAVIERLFAQPYRFEYFQAVRMLELWLKRHGKVRDGAVANFLRFTNSTSLAFPASQLEGIEVEPRDVGLDRHALAEALKSATLRYVRITPAFMGLLGNMGALPAHYTERIAAHAITTRDDGPRAFLDTFSNRSLALFYEAWRKYRLELKYQLDGKDGFLPLLLSLAGLGQPSLRSRFADGTHGGLLDESVAYFATAMRHRPASSAQIARVLSEYFAVPVKTEQFIGRWYDMPEAQQCRLGMANAMLGGGAMAGARIWQRDLRLRIVIGPLKRARFDAFLPGGEAARALASMLSMMTGVSLEYEVQLVLCAREVQGASLADDRSGGRLGWDTFLVTGDTPRNRDDVRYDVHAL
- the tssH gene encoding type VI secretion system ATPase TssH translates to MSLNLKTLIGKLNDTCRTAATRAAGLCVSMGQFEVDLEHLFLALLEQPKSDFAVIARQSGIGTGMLEADLQAELARLKTGNSRTPVFSARLPKLFEHAWLIASLDIPDGRPAEIRSGHLLQALLTDAELSQLAYRGSKLFDKFDVDQIKHNLDKIAAGSQEAVAPPTRSAAQPQGSDPVGELAGAAQTKTPALDQFTTNLTQRARDGKVDPVIGRDTEIRQAIDILMRRRQNNPILTGEAGVGKTAVVEGLALRIAEGDVPDVLKGVEIHTLDMGLLQAGASVKGEFENRLKNVIDEVKKSPHAIILFIDEAHTMIGAGGQAGQNDAANLLKPALARGELRTIAATTWSEYKKYFEKDAALARRFQVIKVEEPSEELACAMLRGMAPLMEKHFGVRVYDEAITEAVRLSHRYISGRQLPDKAISVLDTACAKVALGQNATPALIENLARKLERIDAEAQALRREQSSGSGHGARLEELAAARAAAADEHASLTARWEQEKALTERIMQERRGLEEAGEGYASAGNDVQALVAELRALQGETPMVPVQVDGHVVAEIVAGWTGIPLGKMVKDEINTVLKLRDLLEERVLGQSHAIEAVAQRVRTARANLDDPNKPKGVFLFVGPSGIGKTETALALADVLYGGERKLITINMSEYQEAHSVSGLKGSPPGYVGYGEGGVLTEAVRRNPYSVVLLDEVEKAHPDVLELFFQVFDKGVMDDAEGREIDFKNTIIILTSNVASSTMMQACLNKSEEELPAPGALEELIRPHLMKQFKPAFLGRLKVVPYYPLADDVLVEIIELKLDRIARRIAVNHKAEFSYDEALVEAVLARCTEVDSGARNVDNILNGTLLPEVAESVLAKMAEGASISKISVSASEEGQFSYTIE